The following are encoded in a window of Haloplanus vescus genomic DNA:
- the glnA gene encoding type I glutamate--ammonia ligase, which translates to MTDENMATDGGLTETEQEVIDEIEEENVDFLRMQFTDILGTVKNVSVPASQAEKAFTEGIYFDGSSIDGFVRIQESDMRLDPDPETFAVLPWRDDDEGATARLICDVIDTSTGEPFSGDPRGVLKSAIERANDMGYQVNMAPEPEFFLFEEDEDGRATTVTNDVGGYFDLAPKDLASDVRRDIIYGLESMGFDIEASHHEVAEGQHEINFTYDDALTTADNVATFRAVVRAIAAEHDLHATFMPKPIARINGSGMHTHMSLFTEDGENAFHDEDDEFNLSDTAKSYLAGVLEHAPAITAIANPTVNSYKRLVPGYEAPVYVAWSDRNRSALVRKPAARVPAASRIELRSPDPSCNPYLAFAAMIHAGLDGIENDLDCPDPVRENIYEFDAEKRDEYGITTLPSNLGEAVEAFEDDERIKSAMGEHVSEKFIEAKSQEFGEYIVEVSDWELDRYLEKF; encoded by the coding sequence ATGACGGACGAAAATATGGCGACTGACGGCGGTCTGACGGAGACAGAACAGGAAGTAATCGACGAAATCGAGGAAGAAAACGTCGACTTCCTCCGGATGCAGTTCACCGACATTCTCGGGACGGTCAAGAACGTCTCGGTGCCGGCGTCGCAGGCGGAGAAGGCGTTCACCGAGGGCATCTACTTCGACGGTTCCTCCATCGACGGCTTCGTCCGCATTCAGGAGTCCGACATGCGTCTCGACCCCGACCCCGAGACGTTCGCTGTTCTGCCGTGGCGCGACGACGACGAGGGCGCGACCGCTCGGCTCATCTGTGACGTGATCGACACGTCCACCGGCGAGCCGTTCTCGGGCGACCCGCGTGGTGTCCTCAAAAGCGCCATCGAGCGCGCCAACGATATGGGCTATCAGGTCAACATGGCCCCCGAACCGGAGTTCTTCCTGTTCGAGGAAGACGAGGACGGTCGCGCGACGACCGTCACGAACGACGTTGGCGGCTACTTCGACCTCGCACCGAAAGACCTCGCGTCCGACGTGCGCCGTGACATCATCTACGGCCTGGAGAGCATGGGCTTCGACATCGAGGCCAGCCACCACGAGGTCGCCGAGGGTCAGCACGAGATTAACTTCACGTACGACGACGCGCTGACGACGGCCGACAACGTCGCCACCTTCCGTGCGGTCGTTCGCGCCATCGCGGCGGAACACGACCTGCACGCGACGTTCATGCCCAAGCCCATCGCGCGAATCAACGGCTCGGGGATGCACACCCACATGTCGCTGTTCACCGAGGACGGCGAGAACGCGTTCCACGACGAGGACGACGAGTTCAACCTCAGCGACACGGCCAAGAGCTACCTCGCCGGTGTCCTCGAACACGCCCCGGCCATCACGGCCATCGCCAACCCGACCGTCAACAGCTACAAGCGCCTGGTGCCGGGCTACGAGGCTCCCGTCTACGTCGCCTGGTCCGACCGCAACCGCTCGGCGCTCGTCCGCAAGCCCGCGGCCCGCGTGCCCGCCGCGTCGCGCATCGAACTGCGTTCGCCGGACCCGTCGTGTAACCCTTACCTCGCCTTCGCGGCCATGATTCACGCCGGTCTCGACGGCATCGAGAACGACCTCGACTGCCCCGACCCGGTCCGCGAGAACATCTACGAGTTCGACGCCGAGAAGCGCGACGAGTACGGCATCACGACGCTCCCGTCCAACCTCGGCGAGGCCGTCGAGGCCTTCGAGGACGACGAGCGTATCAAAAGCGCCATGGGCGAACACGTCTCCGAGAAGTTCATCGAGGCCAAGTCCCAGGAGTTCGGCGAGTACATCGTCGAAGTCTCCGACTGGGAACTCGACCGCTACCTCGAGAAGTTCTAA
- a CDS encoding YihY/virulence factor BrkB family protein — protein MSARSRLALARRVVREVQARDVTLLAASIAYYAFVSLLPLLVLTTVVATAVGGAELRAAVLDLAGQYLLPVGQGVVGEALSNTTGRGGLTVVGVALLLWSSLKLFRGIDTAFARVYGSESRGLLGSLRIGVTVLGAVGAGALGGIALVGALTLFRTPVAALVPLLLFCVLVVALLPVYYLTPSTALSLRKALPGAIFCAVGWTGLGTGFALYAAVATTSGRFALYGVLGAILLLVTWFYLAGLVMLVGATLNAVLAEATVARNRQVQHSPDRDQQTTAMTGDDTRDDAEPSPAPDIEDLEDRLDEVRADLDEFESDVDARTVDRSDLEAELKAYVRNRMRRGHARGWGPYLVLLYGTAMTLGAFYLLNSDLLAVVAMIIIFLSTLGLYVLFVLFGLGLSALGSPVRLVRRFRR, from the coding sequence GTGTCCGCTCGATCACGACTCGCGCTCGCCCGCCGCGTCGTCCGCGAGGTGCAGGCACGCGACGTCACACTATTGGCTGCCAGTATCGCGTACTATGCGTTCGTCTCCCTGCTCCCGCTACTCGTCCTGACGACTGTCGTCGCCACCGCGGTCGGCGGCGCCGAACTCCGGGCCGCGGTGCTGGACCTCGCCGGGCAGTATCTCCTGCCGGTGGGACAGGGGGTCGTCGGTGAGGCCCTCTCGAACACGACCGGCCGGGGTGGCCTGACGGTCGTCGGCGTCGCGCTCCTACTCTGGAGTTCGCTCAAGCTCTTCCGCGGCATCGATACTGCGTTCGCGCGCGTCTACGGCTCCGAGTCCCGGGGGCTCCTCGGGAGCCTCCGAATCGGCGTGACCGTCCTCGGCGCCGTCGGCGCGGGCGCGCTCGGCGGCATCGCACTCGTCGGCGCCCTCACCCTGTTTCGGACGCCAGTCGCGGCGCTCGTGCCCCTGCTCCTGTTCTGTGTCCTCGTCGTCGCCCTGCTGCCGGTGTACTACCTGACGCCGTCGACCGCGCTGTCACTCAGGAAGGCGCTTCCGGGCGCGATTTTCTGTGCTGTCGGGTGGACGGGCCTCGGGACGGGGTTCGCCCTCTACGCGGCCGTCGCGACGACGAGCGGGCGGTTCGCGCTCTACGGCGTCCTCGGCGCCATCCTTCTGCTCGTGACGTGGTTCTATCTCGCGGGGCTGGTCATGCTCGTCGGCGCGACGCTCAACGCCGTCCTCGCGGAGGCGACGGTGGCTCGGAATCGGCAGGTACAACACTCGCCAGACCGAGACCAGCAGACGACGGCAATGACCGGCGACGACACGCGAGACGACGCAGAGCCCTCCCCCGCCCCGGACATCGAGGACCTCGAAGACCGGCTGGACGAGGTCCGCGCCGACCTCGACGAGTTCGAGAGCGACGTCGACGCGCGGACGGTCGACCGCTCCGACCTCGAAGCGGAGCTGAAGGCGTACGTTCGCAACCGGATGCGCCGCGGCCACGCTCGGGGTTGGGGCCCCTATCTCGTGCTCCTCTACGGGACGGCCATGACGCTGGGAGCCTTTTACCTCCTCAACAGCGACCTGCTCGCCGTCGTCGCCATGATAATCATCTTCCTCTCGACGCTCGGGCTGTACGTCCTCTTCGTCCTGTTCGGACTGGGGCTCTCGGCGCTCGGGTCGCCCGTCCGGCTCGTCCGCCGCTTCCGTCGCTAA
- a CDS encoding phosphatase PAP2 family protein produces the protein MRHVVAAAADRGIGETSVVETAPDALVDLFGALTYLGDPVGLLVLVTAGYLLADHLDIGTPRMAAAIAIALGGFALTLALKHAFTLPRPPGAGTDGYGFPSGHAIGATVVYGGLVGLLSPRRIRSRHYWGAAGVIALVAASRVVIGVHYLVDVFVGVGVGVAYLAVATRVGPGWTPDRVTSVAVQRTFALAVGVGLVALSIDVVLDTVIAVAAAAGGWLGWRLAGDRALEATGSTRRLVASLAFLPVVAITAGTVVEGGVSLPVAAALAGGVVALILALPGLPLWSERSAA, from the coding sequence ATGAGACACGTCGTCGCCGCGGCCGCCGACCGCGGCATCGGCGAAACGAGCGTCGTCGAGACGGCGCCGGACGCGCTCGTCGACCTGTTCGGCGCGCTCACCTACCTCGGCGACCCCGTTGGACTGTTGGTACTCGTCACCGCCGGCTACCTGCTGGCGGACCACCTCGACATCGGGACGCCGCGCATGGCCGCCGCCATCGCCATCGCACTCGGCGGCTTCGCGCTGACGCTCGCGCTCAAACACGCCTTCACGCTCCCCCGGCCGCCGGGCGCAGGCACCGACGGCTACGGCTTCCCGAGCGGCCACGCCATCGGCGCGACAGTCGTCTACGGCGGCCTCGTCGGCCTGCTCTCGCCGCGTCGAATCAGGTCGCGACACTACTGGGGCGCTGCAGGGGTCATCGCACTCGTCGCCGCGTCGCGAGTCGTCATCGGCGTCCACTACCTCGTAGACGTATTCGTCGGCGTCGGCGTCGGCGTCGCGTACCTCGCCGTCGCCACCCGCGTCGGTCCCGGCTGGACCCCGGACCGCGTGACATCCGTCGCGGTCCAGCGGACGTTCGCGCTCGCAGTCGGCGTCGGACTGGTGGCGCTGAGCATCGACGTGGTGCTGGATACGGTCATCGCCGTCGCCGCCGCGGCGGGTGGGTGGCTCGGCTGGCGACTCGCCGGTGACCGCGCCCTCGAAGCGACCGGGTCGACACGACGACTCGTCGCCTCGCTGGCCTTCCTCCCCGTCGTCGCGATTACGGCTGGGACCGTCGTCGAGGGGGGCGTCTCGCTCCCCGTGGCGGCGGCGCTGGCAGGGGGCGTCGTCGCGCTGATTCTCGCGTTGCCGGGGCTACCGCTCTGGAGCGAACGCTCGGCGGCCTGA
- a CDS encoding DUF192 domain-containing protein, translated as MRRTTRLALVCCLVVGLAGCAGVGSTPTATDTQAPVTADATTTATPTATPEPVATPGSDYDTATVTISAENGTQVATVEAWVADDFGKRYTGLSETEALEPGQGMLFVHGQEGNHAYVMRNMDFPLDMVFIAENGTITTIHHAPLESDDDDLTQYSGRSKYVLEVPYGYTNETGVEVGDRVDIDR; from the coding sequence ATGCGCCGCACGACTCGACTCGCCCTCGTCTGCTGTCTCGTCGTCGGCCTCGCTGGCTGTGCCGGTGTCGGGTCGACGCCCACCGCGACCGACACGCAGGCGCCCGTGACCGCCGACGCGACGACGACGGCGACCCCCACCGCGACGCCCGAACCGGTCGCCACGCCCGGCAGCGACTACGACACTGCGACAGTCACCATCAGCGCCGAGAACGGGACGCAGGTGGCGACGGTGGAGGCGTGGGTGGCGGACGACTTCGGCAAACGCTACACCGGCCTGAGCGAGACGGAAGCCCTCGAACCGGGCCAGGGGATGCTGTTCGTCCACGGGCAGGAGGGGAATCACGCCTACGTGATGCGGAACATGGACTTCCCGCTCGACATGGTCTTTATCGCCGAGAACGGCACTATCACGACGATTCATCACGCGCCGCTGGAATCCGACGACGACGACCTGACCCAGTATTCGGGGCGCTCGAAGTACGTCCTCGAAGTGCCGTACGGATACACCAACGAGACGGGCGTCGAAGTCGGCGACCGGGTCGACATCGATCGATGA
- a CDS encoding DUF7538 family protein, whose protein sequence is MTGLDALADQEGWHVEGFAARVHYKGEGDRYAVEYYEPSDCVLYWKVKGDGETAVPVGRDTVPDPLRERVRIDLDAAGIDPDVEGRSL, encoded by the coding sequence ATGACGGGGCTCGACGCGTTGGCCGACCAGGAGGGCTGGCACGTCGAGGGATTCGCGGCCCGCGTCCACTACAAGGGCGAGGGCGACCGCTACGCCGTCGAATACTACGAGCCGAGCGACTGCGTGCTCTACTGGAAGGTGAAAGGCGACGGCGAGACGGCGGTGCCGGTGGGGCGGGACACGGTCCCCGACCCACTCCGCGAGCGAGTGCGAATCGACCTCGACGCGGCGGGCATCGACCCCGACGTCGAAGGGCGATCGCTGTAA
- a CDS encoding class I SAM-dependent methyltransferase, which yields MSVQAEFDRWAAAGKDKGMEERHWHTAKEALARMPVEAGETVLDLGTGSGYALRALRETRDVGRSVGLDASTAMVDNARSYTDDPTLEFLAGDFEHLPFAADSIDHAWSMEAFYYAQDPAAVLSELRRVLRPGGTFFCAVNFFEESVHTHEWQDTVGVEMQLWDRQQYRESFREAGFHVAEQDTIPDREIDIPPADAFPTEDWESREAMVDRYRTWGTLLTVGVAP from the coding sequence ATGAGCGTCCAAGCCGAGTTCGACAGGTGGGCCGCGGCGGGGAAAGACAAGGGAATGGAGGAGCGCCACTGGCACACCGCCAAGGAAGCGCTCGCGCGGATGCCCGTCGAAGCCGGCGAGACGGTGCTCGATTTGGGCACCGGGTCGGGCTACGCGCTCCGCGCCCTCCGCGAGACGCGTGACGTAGGACGGAGCGTCGGCCTCGACGCGTCGACGGCGATGGTAGACAACGCCCGCAGTTACACCGACGACCCGACGCTGGAGTTCCTCGCCGGCGACTTCGAACACCTTCCCTTCGCGGCGGACAGCATCGACCACGCGTGGTCGATGGAGGCGTTCTACTACGCGCAGGACCCCGCAGCGGTGTTGTCGGAGCTCCGGCGCGTGCTCCGCCCGGGTGGGACCTTCTTCTGTGCGGTAAACTTCTTCGAGGAGAGCGTCCACACCCACGAGTGGCAGGACACGGTGGGCGTCGAGATGCAACTGTGGGACCGCCAGCAGTACCGCGAGTCCTTCCGCGAGGCAGGCTTTCACGTGGCCGAACAGGACACGATTCCGGACCGCGAAATCGACATTCCGCCCGCCGATGCCTTCCCGACCGAGGACTGGGAGTCCCGCGAAGCGATGGTCGACCGCTACCGGACGTGGGGGACGCTCCTGACGGTCGGCGTCGCTCCGTAG